In Corythoichthys intestinalis isolate RoL2023-P3 chromosome 11, ASM3026506v1, whole genome shotgun sequence, a single genomic region encodes these proteins:
- the LOC130923830 gene encoding protocadherin gamma-A11-like, which produces MGYLGFSEHRIVFIFAFFVPVHIVHGDLSYSLPEELKRSSVVGNIAKDLGADPRTLSTRNARVNVAGTSKQYFAVNLSTGDLITSERIDRESLCGKKPSCINKIDLVLENPLELHRINLHVQDVNDNSPKFKNNLIEMEIRESAEKGSRFAIEEAHDADIGKNDVQRYILQKNNNFILSVDSNKVELVLENKLDREKQNEINLLLTALDGGSPQRSGTVIIHVTVLDANDNAPVFTQTTYKTTLPENSPFSTFVINVSATDADEGVNGDVTYDFGHVSDVDNLFSIDPASGEIKVSGLIDFEETISFEIKVEAKDGLGLTSYAKVVIDITDVNDNAPAINLMSLTNPVAENVSPGTEVGIINVQDRDSDKNGQVHCLIQENVPFKLVPSISNYYSLVTTAQLDRELVSDYNITISATDEGSPPQSSTKSLHLSVADINDNPPIFDVESYSAYVSENNKAGSTLCSVSARDPDWRQNGSVIYSLLAAEVNGAPVSSYVSVNGDTGVIHAVRSFDYEHLKSFQVHVMARDNGSPPLSSNVSVSVFVSDVNDNAPQILYPAPEGNSFMTELVPKAAHGGSVVSKVIAVDADSGQNAWLSYHIAKSTDPGLFTIGLHSGEIRTQRDIMESDSMKQNLIVAVKDNGQPPRSATCSMYLLLSDNLAEVPELKDISYEQNNSKLTSYLIIALVSVSTFFLTFIIIVLGVRFCRRRKPRMLFDGAVAIPSAYLPPNYADVDGTGTLRSTYNYDAYLTTGSRTSDFKFVSSYNDNTLPAEQTLRKSPTEFLDAFGDIDEVS; this is translated from the coding sequence ATGGGATATCTTGGATTTTCAGAACACCGGatcgtttttatttttgccttcTTTGTTCCAGTGCACATCGTGCATGGAGATCTGAGCTATAGTCTTCCCGAGGAGCTGAAACGCTCGTCTGTTGTTGGAAATATAGCCAAAGATCTTGGTGCTGATCCGAGGACGCTGTCAACACGGAATGCCCGTGTTAATGTGGCGGGGACAAGTAAGCAGTATTTTGCGGTTAATCTGAGTACAGGAGATTTGATCACATCGGAGAGAATAGATAGAGAAAGCCTTTGTGGGAAGAAGCCATCTTGCATTAATAAGATTGATCTAGTGTTAGAAAATCCTCTTGAGCTTCATCGTATAAATCTTCATGTTCAAGATGTGAATGACAATTCccccaaatttaaaaataatttgattgAAATGGAAATACGGGAGTCAGCAGAAAAGGGCAGTCGTTTTGCAATTGAGGAGGCCCATGATGCAGATATAGGCAAAAATGATGTTCAAAGATACATTCTGCAAAAGAACAACAACTTTATTCTCTCTGTTGACAGCAACAAAGTTGAACTTGTGTTGGAAAATAAATTGGACCGAGAAAAGCAAAATGAGATCAATTTGCTTCTCACAGCTTTAGATGGTGGCTCCCCTCAGAGATCGGGTACAGTCATCATACACGTCACTGTGCTTGATGCAAACGATAACGCCCCTGTGTTCACTCAGACCACGTATAAAACCACACTGCCTGAAAACTCTCCTTTTAGCACATTCGTGATTAATGTTAGTGCGACTGATGCTGATGAGGGAGTGAACGGAGATGTGACGTATGATTTTGGCCATGTATCTGACGTAGAtaatttattttctattgaTCCAGCATCAGGGGAAATTAAAGTAAGTGGTTTAATTGATTTTGAGGAAACTATTTCTTTTGAAATAAAAGTAGAAGCCAAAGATGGTTTAGGTTTGACCTCATATGCCAAAGTTGTAATAGATATTACTGATGTAAATGACAATGCCCCTGCCATCAATTTAATGTCACTGACCAATCCAGTAGCAGAGAATGTCTCACCCGGTACTGAGGTGGGCATCATAAACGTGCAGGACAGAGACTCGGATAAGAACGGACAGGTGCACTGCTTGATTCAAGAAAACGTCCCCTTTAAGTTAGTTCCTTCTATTTCAAACTATTATTCTCTGGTGACAACTGCACAACTGGATCGTGAACTGGTGTCTGATTACAACATTACCATCAGTGCCACTGACGAGGGCTCTCCTCCTCAGTCCTCCACTAAAAGTCTTCACTTGTCTGTAGCAGACATCAATGACAACCCACCCATATTTGACGTGGAGTCCTACAGCGCTTATGTGAGTGAAAATAACAAAGCCGGCTCCACTTTATGTTCCGTTAGTGCCCGAGACCCTGACTGGAGACAGAATGGCAGTGTGATTTATTCTCTGTTGGCTGCTGAAGTAAACGGTGCCCCAGTGTCCTCCTATGTGTCCGTTAATGGAGACACGGGAGTCATCCACGCCGTCAGGTCATTTGATTATGAACACTTGAAAAGTTTTCAAGTCCACGTCATGGCCAGAGACAACGGTTCTCCTCCACTGAGCAGCAATGTCAGCGTCAGTGTGTTTGTCTCAGACGTGAACGACAACGCCCCTCAGATCCTGTACCCTGCCCCGGAGGGCAACTCCTTCATGACTGAGCTGGTCCCCAAAGCTGCTCACGGAGGCTCTGTAGTGTCCAAAGTGATAGCAGTGGACGCAGACTCCGGACAGAATGCCTGGCTCTCATATCATATAGCCAAGTCCACAGATCCGGGACTTTTCACAATTGGTCTCCATAGTGGAGAGATCAGGACCCAGCGGGACATTATGGAATCTGACAGCATGAAACAGAACCTGATTGTGGCAGTGAAAGATAATGGACAGCCCCCTCGCTCAGCCACCTGCTCCATGTATTTACTTCTTTCTGATAACTTAGCTGAGGTGCCGGAACTGAAGGACATTTCTTATGAGCAAAATAATTCCAAACTGACCTCTTATCTGATCATTGCCCTGGTGTCTGTGTCCACCTTTTTTCTGACCTTCATCATCATCGTCCTTGGTGTTAGATTTTGTCGTCGGAGAAAGCCCAGGATGTTGTTTGACGGAGCAGTTGCTATCCCAAGCGCATATCTCCCTCCTAATTATGCAGATGTTGATGGAACTGGAACTTTACGAAGCACCTACAACTATGACGCTTACTTGACAACAGGTTCCCGAACTAGTGACTTTAAGTTTGTGTCGTCGTACAATGACAACACGCTGCCTGCTGAGCAGACTCTGAGAAAAAGTCCAACAGAATTCCTCGATGCTTTTGGTGACATTGATGAG